Proteins from a single region of Pyrus communis chromosome 6, drPyrComm1.1, whole genome shotgun sequence:
- the LOC137737425 gene encoding protein DETOXIFICATION 12-like isoform X1: MEESLLLPKYGEERRSNTSILTWSSFFEEVKTLGCIAGPMVAVVLSQYLLQVISMMMVGHLGELALSSTAIAISLSGVTGFSLFLGMASALETLCGQAYGAEQYQKLGLQTYTAIFSLNLVCLPLSLIWIYMEKLLIFMGQDPVISREAGKFTIWLLPALFAYATLQPLIRYFQTQSLVIPMLISSCATLLFHIPLCWLLVFKSGLNNLGGALAISISYWVNVILLALYMKFSDACSKTRVPISVEIFHGIGEFFRFAIPSAIMICLEWWSFELLILLSGLLPNPALETSVLSVCLQTISTLYAIPYGFGAAASTRVSNELGAGNPQGARIATFAAMFLAVAETSIITTTLFACRNVFGYTFSNEKEVIDYVTTMAPLVCLSVTLDSIQGVLSGIARGTGWQHIGAYINLGAFYLCGIPVAATLAFWVQLRGRGLWIGIQVGAFVQTMMLSLVTSCTNWEKQASKARERIFEGRPQQANGLCDKAESNEF, translated from the exons ATGGAAGAGAGCTTGCTGTTACCGAAATacggagaagaaagaagaagtaaCACTAGTATTCTGACGTGGAGTTCTTTCTTCGAAGAAGTGAAAACGTTGGGATGCATAGCGGGTCCCATGGTTGCCGTGGTTTTATCTCAGTACCTGTTGCAGGTCATTTCGATGATGATGGTCGGCCACCTGGGCGAGCTCGCTCTCTCCAGCACCGCTATCGCCATCTCCCTCTCTGGCGTCACCGGCTTCAGTCTTTTC TTGGGAATGGCTAGTGCGTTGGAGACGCTGTGTGGTCAAGCGTATGGAGCAGAACAATATCAGAAACTTGGACTCCAGACTTACACTGCTATATTTTCTCTCAACTTGGTCTGCCTTCCTTTATCTTTGATATGGATTTATATGGAGAAGTTACTGATTTTCATGGGTCAAGACCCAGTAATTTCTCGCGAAGCCGGCAAGTTCACAATCTGGCTTCTTCCCGCACTTTTCGCTTATGCCACTCTTCAGCCACTCATTAGATACTTTCAGACGCAAAGTTTAGTAATTCCTATGCTCATAAGTTCATGTGCGACCCTTCTGTTCCATATTCCTCTGTGTTGGCTTCTAGTATTCAAGTCTGGACTGAACAACCTTGGAGGAGCATTAGCAATCAGTATTTCGTATTGGGTGAATGTGATTCTACTTGCATTGTACATGAAGTTTTCTGATGCTTGTTCCAAAACCCGAGTTCCAATTTCTGTGGAGATCTTCCATGGAATCGGAGAGTTCTTCCGCTTTGCCATCCCTTCTGCAATAATGATATG CCTTGAGTGGTGGTCATTTGAGCTGCTTATTTTGCTGTCTGGACTTTTACCAAATCCGGCTCTTGAAACTTCAGTTCTGTCTGTATG TCTGCAGACAATTTCGACACTCTATGCAATACCATATGGGTTTGGTGCTGCAGCAAG TACTAGAGTTTCAAATGAACTAGGAGCTGGTAACCCACAAGGTGCTCGAATAGCTACTTTTGCTGCAATGTTTCTTGCGGTCGCAGAGACAAGTATAATAACCACGACCCTCTTTGCCTGCCGCAATGTATTTGGTTATACTTTTAGTAATGAGAAAGAAGTTATCGATTACGTCACAACCATGGCTCCTCTAGTTTGCCTGTCTGTTACCCTTGACAGTATTCAAGGGGTCCTTTCGG GTATTGCTAGAGGAACTGGGTGGCAGCATATAGGGGCTTACATAAACCTCGGAGCGTTTTATCTTTGTGGGATTCCAGTTGCAGCCACATTGGCTTTCTGGGTACAGCTGAGAGGAAGGGGCCTTTGGATTGGAATACAAGTCGGTGCTTTTGTGCAAACCATGATGCTCTCTTTAGTAACAAGTTGTACAAATTGGGAAAAGCAG GCAAGTAAGGCAAGGGAGAGGATATTTGAGGGAAGGCCCCAACAAGCCAATGGCTTGTGTGACAAGGCAGAGAGTAATGAGTTTTGA
- the LOC137737425 gene encoding protein DETOXIFICATION 12-like isoform X3, which yields MASALETLCGQAYGAEQYQKLGLQTYTAIFSLNLVCLPLSLIWIYMEKLLIFMGQDPVISREAGKFTIWLLPALFAYATLQPLIRYFQTQSLVIPMLISSCATLLFHIPLCWLLVFKSGLNNLGGALAISISYWVNVILLALYMKFSDACSKTRVPISVEIFHGIGEFFRFAIPSAIMICLEWWSFELLILLSGLLPNPALETSVLSVCLQTISTLYAIPYGFGAAASTRVSNELGAGNPQGARIATFAAMFLAVAETSIITTTLFACRNVFGYTFSNEKEVIDYVTTMAPLVCLSVTLDSIQGVLSGIARGTGWQHIGAYINLGAFYLCGIPVAATLAFWVQLRGRGLWIGIQVGAFVQTMMLSLVTSCTNWEKQASKARERIFEGRPQQANGLCDKAESNEF from the exons ATGGCTAGTGCGTTGGAGACGCTGTGTGGTCAAGCGTATGGAGCAGAACAATATCAGAAACTTGGACTCCAGACTTACACTGCTATATTTTCTCTCAACTTGGTCTGCCTTCCTTTATCTTTGATATGGATTTATATGGAGAAGTTACTGATTTTCATGGGTCAAGACCCAGTAATTTCTCGCGAAGCCGGCAAGTTCACAATCTGGCTTCTTCCCGCACTTTTCGCTTATGCCACTCTTCAGCCACTCATTAGATACTTTCAGACGCAAAGTTTAGTAATTCCTATGCTCATAAGTTCATGTGCGACCCTTCTGTTCCATATTCCTCTGTGTTGGCTTCTAGTATTCAAGTCTGGACTGAACAACCTTGGAGGAGCATTAGCAATCAGTATTTCGTATTGGGTGAATGTGATTCTACTTGCATTGTACATGAAGTTTTCTGATGCTTGTTCCAAAACCCGAGTTCCAATTTCTGTGGAGATCTTCCATGGAATCGGAGAGTTCTTCCGCTTTGCCATCCCTTCTGCAATAATGATATG CCTTGAGTGGTGGTCATTTGAGCTGCTTATTTTGCTGTCTGGACTTTTACCAAATCCGGCTCTTGAAACTTCAGTTCTGTCTGTATG TCTGCAGACAATTTCGACACTCTATGCAATACCATATGGGTTTGGTGCTGCAGCAAG TACTAGAGTTTCAAATGAACTAGGAGCTGGTAACCCACAAGGTGCTCGAATAGCTACTTTTGCTGCAATGTTTCTTGCGGTCGCAGAGACAAGTATAATAACCACGACCCTCTTTGCCTGCCGCAATGTATTTGGTTATACTTTTAGTAATGAGAAAGAAGTTATCGATTACGTCACAACCATGGCTCCTCTAGTTTGCCTGTCTGTTACCCTTGACAGTATTCAAGGGGTCCTTTCGG GTATTGCTAGAGGAACTGGGTGGCAGCATATAGGGGCTTACATAAACCTCGGAGCGTTTTATCTTTGTGGGATTCCAGTTGCAGCCACATTGGCTTTCTGGGTACAGCTGAGAGGAAGGGGCCTTTGGATTGGAATACAAGTCGGTGCTTTTGTGCAAACCATGATGCTCTCTTTAGTAACAAGTTGTACAAATTGGGAAAAGCAG GCAAGTAAGGCAAGGGAGAGGATATTTGAGGGAAGGCCCCAACAAGCCAATGGCTTGTGTGACAAGGCAGAGAGTAATGAGTTTTGA
- the LOC137737425 gene encoding protein DETOXIFICATION 12-like isoform X2, whose product MEESLLLPKYGEERRSNTSILTWSSFFEEVKTLGCIAGPMVAVVLSQYLLQVISMMMVGHLGELALSSTAIAISLSGVTGFSLFLGMASALETLCGQAYGAEQYQKLGLQTYTAIFSLNLVCLPLSLIWIYMEKLLIFMGQDPVISREAGKFTIWLLPALFAYATLQPLIRYFQTQSLVIPMLISSCATLLFHIPLCWLLVFKSGLNNLGGALAISISYWVNVILLALYMKFSDACSKTRVPISVEIFHGIGEFFRFAIPSAIMICLEWWSFELLILLSGLLPNPALETSVLSVCLQTISTLYAIPYGFGAAASTRVSNELGAGNPQGARIATFAAMFLAVAETSIARGTGWQHIGAYINLGAFYLCGIPVAATLAFWVQLRGRGLWIGIQVGAFVQTMMLSLVTSCTNWEKQASKARERIFEGRPQQANGLCDKAESNEF is encoded by the exons ATGGAAGAGAGCTTGCTGTTACCGAAATacggagaagaaagaagaagtaaCACTAGTATTCTGACGTGGAGTTCTTTCTTCGAAGAAGTGAAAACGTTGGGATGCATAGCGGGTCCCATGGTTGCCGTGGTTTTATCTCAGTACCTGTTGCAGGTCATTTCGATGATGATGGTCGGCCACCTGGGCGAGCTCGCTCTCTCCAGCACCGCTATCGCCATCTCCCTCTCTGGCGTCACCGGCTTCAGTCTTTTC TTGGGAATGGCTAGTGCGTTGGAGACGCTGTGTGGTCAAGCGTATGGAGCAGAACAATATCAGAAACTTGGACTCCAGACTTACACTGCTATATTTTCTCTCAACTTGGTCTGCCTTCCTTTATCTTTGATATGGATTTATATGGAGAAGTTACTGATTTTCATGGGTCAAGACCCAGTAATTTCTCGCGAAGCCGGCAAGTTCACAATCTGGCTTCTTCCCGCACTTTTCGCTTATGCCACTCTTCAGCCACTCATTAGATACTTTCAGACGCAAAGTTTAGTAATTCCTATGCTCATAAGTTCATGTGCGACCCTTCTGTTCCATATTCCTCTGTGTTGGCTTCTAGTATTCAAGTCTGGACTGAACAACCTTGGAGGAGCATTAGCAATCAGTATTTCGTATTGGGTGAATGTGATTCTACTTGCATTGTACATGAAGTTTTCTGATGCTTGTTCCAAAACCCGAGTTCCAATTTCTGTGGAGATCTTCCATGGAATCGGAGAGTTCTTCCGCTTTGCCATCCCTTCTGCAATAATGATATG CCTTGAGTGGTGGTCATTTGAGCTGCTTATTTTGCTGTCTGGACTTTTACCAAATCCGGCTCTTGAAACTTCAGTTCTGTCTGTATG TCTGCAGACAATTTCGACACTCTATGCAATACCATATGGGTTTGGTGCTGCAGCAAG TACTAGAGTTTCAAATGAACTAGGAGCTGGTAACCCACAAGGTGCTCGAATAGCTACTTTTGCTGCAATGTTTCTTGCGGTCGCAGAGACAA GTATTGCTAGAGGAACTGGGTGGCAGCATATAGGGGCTTACATAAACCTCGGAGCGTTTTATCTTTGTGGGATTCCAGTTGCAGCCACATTGGCTTTCTGGGTACAGCTGAGAGGAAGGGGCCTTTGGATTGGAATACAAGTCGGTGCTTTTGTGCAAACCATGATGCTCTCTTTAGTAACAAGTTGTACAAATTGGGAAAAGCAG GCAAGTAAGGCAAGGGAGAGGATATTTGAGGGAAGGCCCCAACAAGCCAATGGCTTGTGTGACAAGGCAGAGAGTAATGAGTTTTGA